In Aedes albopictus strain Foshan chromosome 3, AalbF5, whole genome shotgun sequence, the following are encoded in one genomic region:
- the LOC134289524 gene encoding uncharacterized protein LOC134289524 — translation MANISGISFYHQLQDAYGHDIVKMFKEYANNNRKLANAITRKEFLIRCRSSGLVPNHIINTFKCTFSLLEAQSPYTGKLQGILDRFQRSVLNVEIQNTFNKISKLTSQQSVLKQHIMSATPGGTHAQFLFLQEIAYHSTLNNSRRRTDKKYKALLDRTTTTHTGPSLNQKAILNATDVSLPKDMEVLLSLGPKFAVEPRRTPISQYFHLIADVESIINSNPDRSTQENTRAGVVNIIQNHINRSGSGDTLSSTRKFCTKAMKTAEAFLKQHPEICILQSDKGNRTVVMRCEDYVAKMNHLLADTSTYATMTSDPTSKLQKQNNNFVTRLADLDLIDAKTAKRLRTNTAVCPRIYGQPKAHKADLPLRPVVPTMTAPNYQLTKYIANILQTSISVHYSINSSFEFSQFMNECTIPPGYIMVSFDVVSLFTNIPYELVRKGIINQWDNIKTKTTINLDLFLEIVQHCVESSYFKFGNQHYKQIAGMAMGSPLSPVLAEIVTDALIETVVTTLHIMIPIIKKYVDDLFLCIPQEQIHDVLQAFNSYHPKLQFTAEVEENQQLPFLDVLVIRHENQTFSTDWYKKPIASGRFLNFHSMHAIHLKTNVAHNLIERVNKLSTIKTQEEKNQTIREELQANDYPITLINRMINNRNMTRTRTEQTNNDETIYRSIPYIDKLSPLITKHIQQTGQYANIKICHYNNNTMQGMYTRMKGTTEKQQRSNVIYSLRCQQCEAMYVGLTTNKLQTRLYGHKSDKNKLDKIMDMQDDDYKKIQLDQWKERTAIMHHSATTGHTFDYSNPTILDTSNKPTRLPILEICHILTTKNINKRTDTDGLSISYTGIMHTLKKYHHHNNTNSNRPNTSLTQTQNQNQEPS, via the coding sequence ATGGCCAATATTTCCGGAATCAGTTTCTACCATCAACTTCAAGACGCATACGGCCATGATATCGTGAAAATGTTCAAGGAGTATGCAAACAACAACAGAAAATTGGCGAACGCAATAACGAGAAAGGAGTTCCTAATCCGATGCCGCAGCAGCGGTTTGGTCCCAAATCACATCATCAACACGTTCAAATGCACTTTCTCGTTACTCGAAGCTCAAAGTCCTTATACTGGAAAGCTACAAGGAATCCTAGACCGTTTCCAGAGGTCTGTACTGAACGTCGAAATACAGAACACGTTCAACAAAATCAGTAAGCTCACGTCCCAACAATCCGTCCTCAAGCAACATATCATGAGTGCAACTCCTGGTGGCACCCACGCGCAGTTTCTCTTCCTTCAAGAAATCGCGTATCATTCTACACTCAACAATAGCAGACGACGTACGGATAAGAAGTACAAGGCGTTACTTGACCGTACAACCACCACACACACGGGTCCGTCGTTGAACCAAAAAGCGATCCTGAATGCCACTGATGTCAGCCTGCCCAAAGATATGGAAGTCTTATTAAGCCTGGGTCCAAAATTTGCGGTAGAGCCACGCAGAACACCTATATCGCAATACTTTCATCTCATAGCGGACGTGGAAAGTATCATCAACAGCAACCCGGACCGATCCACCCAGGAGAACACCAGGGCTGGAGTGGTTAATATCATCCAAAACCACATAAATCGATCAGGTTCAGGCGATACGCTGTCATCTACGAGGAAATTCTGTACCAAAGCTATGAAAACTGCAGAAGCATTCCTTAAACAACACCCAGAGATTTGCATCCTGCAGTCAGACAAAGGGAACCGGACAGTGGTCATGAGATGCGAAGACTACGTTGCGAAAATGAACCACTTACTAGCAGATACCTCGACCTACGCTACGATGACGTCAGACCCCACAAGCAaactacaaaaacaaaacaacaacttCGTCACCCGGCTAGCCGATTTGGATTTAATCGACGCAAAAACAGCCAAACGTTTGCGAACGAACACAGCAGTATGCCCACGAATTTACGGCCAACCAAAGGCGCACAAAGCTGATTTGCCATTGCGTCCCGTGGTCCCTACGATGACAGCACCCAACTACCAACTCACAAAGTACATCGCGAACATCCTCCAAACATCAATCTCCGTCCACTACAGCATCAACAGTTCGTTTGAATTCAGCCAATTCATGAATGAATGTACGATTCCCCCCGGCTACATCATGGTATCGTTCGATGTGGTCTCACTTTTCACCAACATTCCATACGAACTGGTGAGAAAGGGAATCATCAATCAATGGGATAACATCAAAACAAAAACCACAATCAACCTCGACCTCTTCTTGGAAATCGTCCAACACTGTGTTGAATCCAGCTATTTCAAGTTTGGAAATCAACACTACAAACAAATAGCTGGTATGGCTATGGGAAGCCCACTATCACCCGTCTTGGCAGAAATTGTCACAGACGCACTGATAGAAACGGTAGTCACAACACTACACATCATGATCCCGATCATCAAGAAATACGTCGATGATCTGTTTCTTTGCATACCGCAAGAGCAAATTCACGATGTTCTGCAAGCGTTCAACAGCTACCATCCCAAACTGCAATTCACGGCAGAGGTAGAAGAAAATCAGCAACTTCCCTTCCTGGACGTGTTAGTCATTCGGCACGAGAACCAAACGTTCTCAACCGATTGGTACAAAAAACCGATCGCATCGGGCCGATTTTTGAACTTCCACTCCATGCATGCAATACACCTAAAAACAAATGTTGCACACAACCTCATTGAAAGGGTAAACAAACTTTCGACGATCAAAACACAGGAGGAGAAGAACCAGACGATCAGAGAGGAACTCCAAGCAAATGACTACCCCATAACACTAATCAACAGAATGATCAACAACAGAAACATGACACGAACACGGACGGAACAAACCAATAATGATGAGACGATATACAGATCAATCCCATACATCGACAAGCTTTCACCGCTGATAACGAAACACATACAACAGACAGGGCAATATGCAAACATAAAAATATGTCACTACAACAACAACACGATGCAAGGGATGTACACGCGCATGAAAGGGACAACCGAAAAGCAGCAGAGGAGCAACGTCATATACAGCCTAAGATGTCAACAATGCGAAGCTATGTATGTAGGGTTAACTACGAACAAACTACAGACACGACTCTACGGACACAAATCGGACAAAAACAAACTCGATAAAATTATGGACATGCAAGATGACGACTACAAAAAGATACAACTTGACCAATGGAAAGAAAGGACGGCTATAATGCACCACAGCGCAACGACAGGGCACACATTCGACTACTCCAACCCAACAATACTAGACACCAGCAATAAACCAACGAGACTTCCCATCCTAGAAATTTGCCACATTCTGACGAcgaaaaatataaacaaacggACCGATACGGACGGGTTAAGTATTAGTTATACAGGAATCATGCACACACTAAAAAAGTACCATCACCACAATAACACTAATAGCAATAGACCAAACACATCACTAACACAAACACAAAATCAGAATCAGGAACCATCTTAA